CAGCCGGCGCATCGCCGCCGAGCGCTGCGCTTCCACGTAGAAGGCGAGCCAGGCCGCGATGATCTCCGGCCGGAACTGCTTGTCGGAGAAGTTGACGGCGATCACCGCCGAGACGCGCGCCCGCGGCGTGCGCGCCTGCGCCAGCGCGGCCCGGCAGTCGGCGCCGAGTTCCGACAGGAGATGGCGCATGGTGGCCTGCAGCAGGTCGGTCTTGGCGCCGAAGTAATGATGCGCGAGCGCGGAGGACACCCCGGCGATTCCGGCGATCTCCGACATGGTGACGTCGACCGAGCCCCGCTCGCCGATGGCGGCGATCGTGGCGTCGATCAGCGCCCTGCGGCGCACGGGCTCCATTCCGACTTTGGGCATTCCGAACTCCGTGGATGTGCGAGGCTAGATTTGATTGACGCATCAATCAAGAAAAAACCGAGAGACGCGTCGAGGGCGGCCGCCGGCGTCGCGACGTTGCCGCGGACGACGGCAGACGGTCATCCCGCGATCACATGCGCGATCGGTGTGCGGTTGCGGTCCCAATGGGCGGCAACGGGCGGACGACGAAAGAAAAGATCGGGCTGAAACGAAGCATAAGCTTGAATAATGGGCACAAAATATCGACGCGCTGATGATAAAGAAAGCACGAAAAATCAGATAACATTGACGATTGACAGGACTCCGGCTCGTATCGCAGTCTCGTACGAAGGCGAAAGATCGTCAGTTCAATCATAAATCGGGCGCTGCAAGTCGTGGTGCCACAGGTTGTTACGCGCGACTTCTCGCGCGGACGTTTTGCTGTTTCAAAAGGGGTGTACCATGGACTTCAAACGCTTCGCTCCACGCCTCGCATCGGCGGGTGCGCTCGCCCTGTTCGCCGCCATCGCTCCCGCCGCGGCGGACTTCGCCGCGGTCGGGAACCCGAAGCCGGCAGTCATCCTGTTCGGACCGGCCAATGACGGCGGCTGGTCGCAGGCGATCGACGAGGCGCGCCAGAAGCTCGAAGGCGATCTCGGGCTGAAGATCCCGCAGGCGGCGGAGGTGCCGGAAGCGGCCACCGCCATCCGCCCGGCCGCGGAGCTGTTCATCGAGCGGGGCGCCAACATCGTGATCGGCTCGGCCTTCGGCTATTCGGACACGTTCGCGACGCTGGCCGAGCAGTTCCCGGAGGTCGTGTTCATCAACCCGGCCGGGACGACCAACGGCAAGAACCTGAAGAGCGTCTACGGCCGCACCTACGAGACGCATTATCTGTGCGGCATGGTCGCCGGCGGGCTGACCAAGTCGAACAAGATCGGCTTCGTCGCGGCCAACCCCTTCGGCCTCGTCAACTGGACCGTCAACGCCTACCTGCTCGGCGCCCGCCAGGTAAATCCGAACGTGGAACTGTCGGTCGTCTTCACCGGCGCCTGGGGCGATCCGGTCAAGGAGCGCGCGGCCGCCGAGGCCCTCATCGAGCAGGGCGCGGACGTGCTCGGCCAGCACGTCGACACGCCCACGGTGCAGATCGTGGCGGCCGAGAAGGGCGTCTACGGCACCGGCCACCACCGCGACCTGT
The nucleotide sequence above comes from Aquibium microcysteis. Encoded proteins:
- the betI gene encoding transcriptional regulator BetI, which encodes MPKVGMEPVRRRALIDATIAAIGERGSVDVTMSEIAGIAGVSSALAHHYFGAKTDLLQATMRHLLSELGADCRAALAQARTPRARVSAVIAVNFSDKQFRPEIIAAWLAFYVEAQRSAAMRRLLRVYARRLHSNLMSGLVGLLERPAATRAAEGIAALIDGLYIRHALKDQPPDAAAAIALVEDHLESKLSVAGAVS
- a CDS encoding BMP family ABC transporter substrate-binding protein, translating into MDFKRFAPRLASAGALALFAAIAPAAADFAAVGNPKPAVILFGPANDGGWSQAIDEARQKLEGDLGLKIPQAAEVPEAATAIRPAAELFIERGANIVIGSAFGYSDTFATLAEQFPEVVFINPAGTTNGKNLKSVYGRTYETHYLCGMVAGGLTKSNKIGFVAANPFGLVNWTVNAYLLGARQVNPNVELSVVFTGAWGDPVKERAAAEALIEQGADVLGQHVDTPTVQIVAAEKGVYGTGHHRDLSEFSSATQCSSVWTWERFLKPEIEKIAAGTFEAAPYGAFLSIGEGAIDVACCGPAVSEELKAKVMAEREAILAGKQIFAGPLADRDGKERVAAGASLGDADLWAMDWYVAGVSGQ